In Campylobacter sp. VBCF_01 NA2, one DNA window encodes the following:
- the rimO gene encoding 30S ribosomal protein S12 methylthiotransferase RimO, translating to MPKLYLVSLGCNKNLVDSEIMLGRLQNYEITDNPADADVMIVNTCGFIASAKQESIRTILELAEFKKKNGVLVVTGCLMERYKDELMRELPEVDIFSGVGDYDKIDEMILKKQNLFSPSTYLQTTQKRVITGSNFHAYIKIAEGCNQKCSFCAIPSFKGRLKSRSLDDIEAEVRDLVAQGFYDFSFIAQDTSSYGRDRGEKDGLIALINRIEKIEGVKFARILYLYPTTTSENLIKTIINSSVFVNYFDMPIQHINDEMLKIMKRGNAKNEILNLLNLMRLAPNSFLRTGVIIGHPGESEAEFNELCEFLSEFKFDRISAFAYSKEEDTASCEMEQIPTRVITKRLNKIEKIVDKAILASFSGLVGTTQSVEITGISSEGEFFYGAKLALWDKDIDGEILINESEIENLQIGQLYECEISEFIGGKLIGKITKQAK from the coding sequence ATGCCAAAACTTTATTTAGTCTCACTTGGGTGCAATAAAAATCTCGTCGATAGCGAGATTATGCTTGGTAGGTTGCAAAACTACGAAATTACGGACAATCCAGCCGATGCCGATGTTATGATAGTAAATACCTGCGGATTTATCGCGTCTGCAAAGCAAGAAAGTATCCGAACCATACTCGAACTCGCAGAATTTAAGAAAAAAAACGGCGTTTTAGTAGTAACTGGCTGTTTGATGGAGCGTTATAAAGACGAGCTTATGCGTGAGCTTCCCGAAGTCGATATTTTCAGCGGTGTCGGGGATTACGATAAAATAGATGAGATGATTTTAAAAAAACAAAATCTATTTTCGCCTAGCACTTACTTGCAAACCACGCAAAAAAGGGTAATTACTGGCTCAAATTTTCACGCTTACATTAAAATCGCCGAAGGGTGCAACCAAAAATGCAGTTTTTGCGCGATTCCTAGCTTTAAAGGGCGTTTGAAAAGTCGCAGTTTAGATGACATCGAAGCCGAAGTCAGGGATTTGGTTGCACAGGGATTTTATGATTTTAGCTTTATCGCGCAAGATACGAGCAGCTATGGGCGAGATAGGGGCGAAAAAGACGGGCTAATCGCACTTATAAATCGCATTGAAAAGATTGAGGGCGTGAAATTTGCGCGAATTCTTTATCTTTATCCGACCACAACAAGCGAAAATTTGATTAAAACTATCATAAATTCAAGCGTTTTTGTGAATTATTTCGATATGCCAATCCAGCACATAAATGACGAAATGTTAAAAATTATGAAGCGTGGAAATGCTAAAAATGAAATTTTAAATTTGCTAAATTTAATGCGTTTGGCGCCAAATTCGTTTTTGCGAACCGGCGTGATAATCGGACACCCGGGCGAGAGTGAAGCTGAATTTAACGAGCTTTGCGAGTTTTTAAGCGAGTTTAAATTTGATAGAATTTCAGCCTTTGCCTACTCCAAAGAAGAAGACACGGCAAGTTGCGAAATGGAGCAAATTCCAACTCGCGTTATCACAAAACGGCTAAATAAAATCGAAAAAATCGTGGATAAAGCGATTTTGGCAAGTTTCTCTGGGCTTGTAGGCACTACGCAAAGCGTGGAAATCACTGGCATTAGCTCAGAGGGCGAGTTTTTTTACGGCGCAAAACTAGCTCTTTGGGACAAAGACATCGACGGCGAGATTTTAATCAACGAAAGCGAGATTGAAAATCTGCAAATCGGACAGCTATATGAGTGCGAGATTAGCGAATTCATCGGCGGAAAACTCATAGGGAAAATTACAAAACAAGCTAAATAA
- a CDS encoding type II secretion system protein — MSEEGILLALGYTSSEAVIAQLRGILSKCDFTDTELEHIVTLNDKLKIYDAYIAMSNTNPYFKIKNEAATKERKEAVVDMIKVWSDKFNIALEKVPNKDTYYILGR, encoded by the coding sequence ATGAGTGAAGAGGGAATTCTTCTAGCATTAGGTTATACTTCAAGCGAGGCGGTGATAGCGCAACTTCGCGGTATTTTGTCAAAATGTGATTTCACAGACACAGAGTTGGAGCATATCGTTACACTAAACGATAAGCTTAAAATTTATGATGCTTACATCGCTATGTCAAATACAAATCCGTATTTTAAAATCAAAAACGAGGCCGCTACAAAAGAGCGCAAAGAGGCTGTTGTAGATATGATAAAGGTATGGTCTGATAAATTTAACATAGCCCTAGAAAAAGTGCCGAACAAAGACACTTACTATATCTTAGGCAGATAA
- the trmD gene encoding tRNA (guanosine(37)-N1)-methyltransferase TrmD, protein MKFTFVSLFPNLIQPYFGDSILKRAVDKGIIELNFLNPREFTTNKYKKVDDYMIGGGAGLLIGTEPLARTLDEFKKTSPNAKIIYLTPVGKKFTQNDAKRLAGQSEICFICGRYEGIDERIIEEYVSEVFCIGDFVLTGGELGALCMSDAISRNLAGVLGNTASLDEESFEDGLLEAPSFTKPDIFKNLSIISEFLKGNHAKMHSLKNQMALMKTRYFRVDMYRKIAKK, encoded by the coding sequence ATGAAATTTACCTTCGTAAGCCTTTTTCCAAATTTAATCCAGCCATATTTTGGCGACTCGATTTTAAAACGAGCCGTTGATAAGGGCATTATCGAGCTAAATTTTTTAAATCCCAGAGAATTTACTACCAACAAATACAAAAAGGTCGATGATTATATGATAGGCGGAGGCGCAGGCCTTTTAATCGGCACCGAACCCCTAGCAAGGACGCTTGATGAGTTTAAAAAAACTTCCCCAAACGCAAAAATCATCTACCTAACCCCAGTCGGTAAAAAATTTACCCAAAACGACGCGAAACGCCTAGCTGGGCAGAGTGAAATTTGCTTTATTTGTGGCAGATACGAAGGAATCGACGAGCGCATAATCGAAGAGTATGTCAGCGAGGTTTTTTGTATAGGGGATTTTGTCTTAACTGGTGGCGAGCTTGGCGCACTGTGTATGAGCGACGCTATAAGCCGAAATTTAGCCGGTGTTTTGGGAAATACTGCCTCGCTTGATGAAGAGAGCTTCGAAGATGGGCTTTTAGAGGCGCCCTCTTTCACAAAACCTGATATTTTTAAAAATTTATCTATAATTTCAGAGTTTTTAAAGGGTAATCACGCTAAAATGCACAGTTTAAAAAATCAAATGGCGCTAATGAAAACTAGGTACTTTCGGGTGGATATGTACCGAAAAATCGCCAAAAAATAA
- the prfB gene encoding peptide chain release factor 2 — protein MDNYEYSELLKNLDIKINNISSIIKPDEISARLEEISKIEADEKFWSDVKLATQIGREKTKISSVLAKFKKANSALDDAREIYELALSENDDDTINDLFEGAGELEEEISNLELAMMLGGDDDDKNAIITIHPGAGGTESCDWAGMLYRMYSRFCEREGFKVEVLDFQEGDEAGIKDVSFIVRGENAYGYLKAENGIHRLVRTSPFDSAGRRHTSFSSVMVSPELNDDIEINIEDKDIKIDVFRASGAGGQHINKTESAVRITHLATGIVVNCQNDRSQHKNKETAMKVLKSRLYELELMKKREASDSIEKSDIGWGHQIRSYVLFPYQQVKDNRSGEAFSQTDAILDGDIKKLIEGVLISQANKQ, from the coding sequence TTGGATAATTACGAATATAGCGAACTTTTGAAAAACCTTGACATAAAAATCAATAATATTAGCTCGATTATCAAACCAGATGAAATTAGCGCGCGCTTAGAGGAAATTTCAAAAATCGAAGCGGACGAGAAATTTTGGAGCGATGTGAAGCTAGCAACTCAAATCGGACGCGAAAAGACCAAAATTAGCTCAGTGCTAGCTAAATTTAAAAAGGCAAATTCTGCGCTTGATGATGCGCGTGAAATTTACGAATTAGCCCTTAGCGAAAATGATGATGATACGATAAACGACCTTTTCGAGGGCGCAGGTGAGCTAGAAGAGGAAATTTCAAATTTAGAGTTAGCGATGATGCTCGGTGGCGATGACGATGACAAAAACGCGATTATCACTATCCACCCAGGAGCTGGTGGGACAGAGAGTTGCGACTGGGCGGGCATGCTGTATCGTATGTATAGTAGGTTTTGCGAGAGAGAGGGCTTTAAGGTAGAGGTTTTGGATTTCCAAGAGGGCGATGAAGCGGGGATTAAAGATGTAAGCTTTATCGTGCGCGGTGAAAACGCCTATGGGTATTTAAAGGCCGAAAACGGAATCCACCGCCTAGTGCGAACCAGCCCATTTGATAGTGCAGGGCGTAGGCACACGAGCTTTTCAAGCGTCATGGTAAGCCCTGAGCTAAACGATGATATTGAGATAAATATCGAGGATAAGGACATTAAAATCGATGTTTTTCGCGCTAGTGGGGCAGGTGGGCAACACATCAACAAAACAGAAAGCGCTGTTCGCATAACTCACTTAGCCACTGGGATTGTGGTGAATTGTCAAAACGATAGAAGCCAACACAAAAATAAAGAAACGGCAATGAAGGTGCTAAAATCGCGACTTTACGAGCTTGAACTTATGAAAAAACGAGAAGCAAGCGATAGTATCGAAAAAAGTGATATTGGCTGGGGACATCAGATTCGCTCTTATGTGCTTTTCCCGTATCAGCAGGTCAAGGACAACCGTTCAGGCGAGGCGTTTAGCCAGACTGATGCGATACTTGATGGCGATATAAAAAAGCTAATCGAGGGCGTTTTAATTTCGCAAGCAAACAAACAATAA
- the rplS gene encoding 50S ribosomal protein L19 translates to MKNKYIQAFEDAQIANKVVPDFRAGDTLKVAIRIKEGDKSRVQNFEGVCIARRGEGVSETFIIRKIGANSVGVERIFPIYSESIENIEVLRRGRVRRSKLFYLRNRQGKAAKIKELRK, encoded by the coding sequence ATGAAAAACAAGTATATTCAAGCATTTGAAGATGCTCAAATTGCAAACAAAGTTGTGCCTGATTTTCGTGCTGGCGATACACTAAAAGTCGCTATCAGAATCAAAGAAGGCGACAAAAGCCGTGTTCAAAATTTCGAGGGCGTATGTATCGCTAGACGCGGCGAAGGCGTAAGCGAGACATTTATCATTCGCAAAATCGGTGCTAACAGCGTTGGCGTAGAGAGAATTTTCCCAATTTACAGCGAAAGTATCGAAAATATCGAAGTATTACGCCGTGGTCGTGTCCGCAGATCAAAACTATTTTATCTACGCAACAGACAAGGCAAAGCTGCTAAAATTAAAGAACTTAGAAAATAA
- a CDS encoding lysophospholipid acyltransferase family protein, with the protein MEKLPFKKRIIFFCVEYIGTFLIRLIYLTCRVKFSDTKLSDETCVVVFWHGRLAMMPFAYLRYWKRYYGEKRKVKVIISDHKDGEIITRVISHFGIGAIRGSSSKGAVRALMNAFSEIKNGVDVIITPDGPRGPRHSVADGAVTIAQKKNLKIYALNYEASRFWEFRSWDKMVLPKPFSRINYSLSEPLDIAGLGLEEAKEKIANLLFAQAEKDKNFDF; encoded by the coding sequence ATGGAAAAGTTACCCTTTAAAAAACGCATTATCTTTTTTTGTGTAGAATATATTGGGACTTTTTTGATACGCTTGATTTATCTTACTTGTAGGGTTAAATTTAGCGATACAAAATTATCAGATGAAACTTGCGTGGTGGTGTTTTGGCACGGCAGACTTGCAATGATGCCTTTTGCCTATCTTCGCTACTGGAAACGGTATTATGGCGAAAAAAGAAAGGTAAAGGTCATCATCTCGGACCACAAAGACGGCGAGATTATCACGAGAGTGATTTCGCATTTTGGTATTGGCGCGATTAGAGGATCGAGCTCCAAAGGCGCAGTTAGGGCGCTGATGAACGCATTTAGCGAAATCAAAAACGGCGTAGATGTCATCATCACCCCAGATGGTCCCAGAGGTCCAAGACACAGCGTCGCAGACGGAGCTGTCACGATCGCGCAGAAAAAAAATCTCAAAATTTACGCGCTAAATTACGAAGCGAGCCGTTTTTGGGAGTTTAGAAGCTGGGATAAAATGGTCTTGCCAAAGCCCTTTTCGCGCATAAATTACAGCCTAAGCGAGCCACTAGATATCGCTGGATTGGGGCTAGAAGAGGCGAAAGAGAAAATAGCAAATTTGCTTTTTGCTCAGGCCGAAAAAGATAAAAATTTCGATTTTTAG
- the tilS gene encoding tRNA lysidine(34) synthetase TilS, producing the protein MQILNIDHEILDFLRGRKNLLAFSHGSDSTALFYTLLNLGVKFDCALINYKTRENSDLEEISAKELCDKFGVKIYIKTAPLNLENSGDFENTARKIRYDFFDEICAKFGHDTLITAHQLNDKFEWFLMQLGRGAGLANLLGFEKIENRTNYAIVRPFYNVSKTQILEFLSENKIKFFNDISNKNTKFARNAVRAEFSDKFVEKYALNLAKSFEFLSLDKANLMGEFVYQKDKFFVLENSQKSLNLIDKACKILGVVLSQNQRKEIQKTDCVLSGKICVCKNEKFYFVAPFEKTKMDKKFKEKCRILKIPPLIRPYIFARSEILAECEGLISGLDHSDFVDKIGEI; encoded by the coding sequence ATGCAAATTTTAAATATAGACCATGAGATTTTGGATTTTTTGCGTGGTAGAAAAAATTTGTTAGCTTTTTCGCATGGAAGCGACAGCACGGCGCTTTTTTATACGCTTTTAAATTTGGGCGTTAAATTTGATTGTGCTTTGATAAATTATAAAACCCGCGAAAATAGCGATTTAGAAGAAATTTCTGCAAAAGAGCTTTGCGATAAATTTGGCGTTAAAATTTATATCAAAACTGCTCCGCTAAATTTAGAAAATTCAGGCGATTTCGAAAATACTGCGCGCAAAATTCGCTACGATTTTTTTGATGAAATCTGCGCTAAATTCGGACACGACACACTTATCACAGCGCACCAATTAAACGATAAATTTGAGTGGTTTTTAATGCAACTTGGACGAGGCGCAGGTCTAGCAAATCTGCTTGGCTTTGAAAAAATCGAAAATCGCACAAATTACGCTATCGTGCGACCATTTTATAATGTCAGCAAAACGCAAATTTTAGAGTTTTTAAGCGAAAATAAAATCAAATTTTTTAACGATATTTCAAACAAAAATACTAAATTTGCAAGGAACGCCGTAAGGGCTGAATTTAGCGATAAATTCGTAGAAAAATACGCTTTAAATTTAGCCAAAAGTTTTGAGTTTTTATCGCTCGACAAAGCAAATTTAATGGGCGAATTTGTATATCAAAAAGATAAATTTTTTGTGCTTGAAAATTCGCAAAAAAGCCTAAATTTAATCGATAAAGCGTGTAAAATTTTAGGCGTCGTTCTTAGCCAAAATCAACGAAAAGAAATCCAAAAAACAGACTGCGTCCTTTCGGGTAAAATTTGCGTTTGCAAAAACGAAAAATTCTACTTCGTCGCCCCATTTGAGAAAACAAAAATGGATAAAAAATTCAAAGAAAAATGCCGAATTTTAAAAATTCCGCCACTAATTCGCCCCTATATTTTCGCTAGAAGCGAAATTTTAGCAGAGTGCGAAGGGCTAATTTCTGGCCTCGACCATAGCGATTTTGTTGATAAAATCGGCGAAATTTAG
- the panC gene encoding pantoate--beta-alanine ligase yields MQIIRTVEELRAFRANACGNVGFVPTMGALHAGHISLIKQARNENDIVIVSTFVNPTQFLPGEDYEKYPKNEEADIKICENLDINAMFIPEVSEIYTDNEPTIIAVRPTSEILEGKTRPGHFDGVCMVLNKFFNIVRPNNVYMGKKDAQQLFIVQNMVKSFLMDINIVPCEIVRESDGLALSSRNAYLDEEEKMLALKISRSLLNASNLIAKGEINTSILKDKMLSILEPLEVDYIAFVNRNFEILDQIEPKNTIILVAAKVGKTRLIDNIWL; encoded by the coding sequence ATGCAAATTATTCGAACAGTAGAAGAGTTACGAGCATTTCGTGCCAATGCCTGTGGTAATGTGGGTTTCGTCCCTACAATGGGGGCTTTGCACGCTGGACACATAAGCCTAATCAAACAAGCCAGAAACGAAAACGACATCGTAATCGTATCGACCTTTGTTAATCCTACACAATTTTTACCGGGTGAGGATTACGAAAAATATCCAAAAAACGAAGAAGCAGATATTAAAATTTGCGAAAATTTAGATATCAACGCTATGTTTATCCCAGAAGTTAGCGAAATTTACACCGATAATGAACCAACAATCATAGCGGTGCGCCCGACATCTGAAATCTTAGAGGGCAAAACCCGACCAGGGCACTTTGACGGCGTGTGTATGGTGCTGAATAAATTTTTCAATATCGTTCGCCCAAACAATGTCTATATGGGCAAAAAGGACGCTCAACAGCTCTTTATCGTGCAAAATATGGTAAAAAGCTTTTTAATGGATATTAATATCGTGCCATGCGAAATCGTCAGAGAGAGCGACGGGCTGGCTCTAAGCTCGCGCAATGCGTATTTAGACGAAGAGGAAAAAATGCTAGCGCTTAAAATTTCGCGCTCTCTCTTAAACGCTAGCAATCTAATCGCCAAAGGCGAGATTAACACAAGCATTTTAAAGGATAAAATGCTTTCGATTTTAGAGCCATTAGAGGTCGATTATATCGCGTTTGTAAATAGAAATTTCGAAATTTTAGACCAAATCGAGCCTAAAAACACCATTATCCTTGTCGCCGCAAAAGTTGGCAAAACCCGCCTAATCGATAATATTTGGTTGTAA
- a CDS encoding 2-hydroxyacyl-CoA dehydratase codes for MFAKFTKDMKSTHTILIPTMIDPHFRFMKSVLADEGYKSVLLRDNRANIVEEGLRNVHNDMCYPALLVIGQFIDALKSGEFDTHKVALLISQTGGGCRASNYINLLRKALNESGFGYVPVISLNFGSLDENGFALSKMALIKLFVAIFYGDLMMNLYNQCKPYEKIPNQTNEIYEKMVEFIANLTNQKSFFKLNKNFSHILQNFAKIERSGEPKIRVGIVGEIYLKYSPIGNNGLNAYLIKENAEPVNTGLMDFVLTCIYDAVYDKKLYGKGGAAYWGSLGVAKILEFCQKKLIRAMKKHGFRPPTPFKEVRAAAEGYISHGVKMGEGWLLTAEMVEFMKQGVQNVVCAQPFGCLPNHIIARGMIRKIKQNYPDANIAAIDYDPGASAVNQENRIKLMLSNANREF; via the coding sequence ATGTTTGCGAAATTTACAAAAGATATGAAAAGCACTCACACGATTTTAATCCCTACGATGATCGATCCGCATTTTCGCTTTATGAAAAGCGTTTTGGCTGATGAGGGGTATAAAAGCGTGCTTTTACGGGACAACCGCGCAAACATCGTCGAGGAGGGCTTGCGAAATGTCCATAACGATATGTGCTACCCTGCCCTGCTCGTAATCGGGCAGTTTATCGACGCGCTAAAAAGTGGCGAATTTGACACGCACAAGGTCGCACTTCTGATAAGCCAAACAGGTGGCGGGTGCAGGGCGAGCAACTATATAAATTTGCTTCGCAAAGCCCTAAACGAGAGCGGTTTTGGCTATGTGCCGGTGATCTCGCTAAATTTTGGCTCGCTAGATGAAAATGGATTTGCGCTGAGCAAAATGGCGCTAATCAAGCTGTTTGTGGCGATTTTTTACGGCGATTTGATGATGAATTTATACAATCAGTGCAAACCATACGAAAAAATTCCCAATCAAACGAACGAAATTTACGAAAAAATGGTCGAATTTATCGCAAATTTGACAAATCAAAAGTCATTTTTCAAACTAAATAAAAATTTTAGCCATATCTTGCAAAATTTCGCCAAAATAGAGCGTTCTGGCGAGCCAAAAATCAGGGTTGGTATCGTGGGTGAAATCTATCTGAAATACTCCCCTATCGGCAACAACGGCCTAAACGCCTACCTCATCAAAGAAAACGCCGAACCCGTAAATACCGGGCTAATGGATTTCGTGCTGACTTGCATTTATGATGCTGTGTATGACAAAAAGCTCTATGGCAAGGGTGGCGCAGCGTATTGGGGTAGCCTTGGGGTTGCAAAAATTTTAGAATTTTGCCAAAAAAAATTAATTCGCGCTATGAAAAAACACGGATTTCGTCCGCCAACGCCATTTAAAGAGGTGCGCGCAGCCGCCGAGGGATATATCAGCCACGGCGTGAAAATGGGCGAAGGGTGGCTACTCACAGCCGAAATGGTCGAGTTTATGAAGCAAGGCGTGCAAAATGTCGTCTGCGCCCAGCCATTTGGCTGTCTGCCAAATCACATCATCGCGCGCGGTATGATACGCAAAATCAAGCAAAACTACCCAGACGCCAACATCGCCGCGATCGACTACGACCCGGGCGCAAGTGCGGTAAATCAGGAAAACCGCATAAAATTAATGCTTTCAAATGCAAATAGGGAATTTTAA
- a CDS encoding acyl-CoA dehydratase activase codes for MIYLGIDVGSTTVKTVILNENNEILEKTYQRHLAKPKELVLQRILEIQKKYPNENFSLSIAGSAGMGIAKNCEIPFVQEVYATSLGVRQMFPKTDIVIELGGEDAKIIFLTGGVEERMNGSCAGGTGAFIDQMTNLLNLDIAELDRLSFNASKIYPIASRCGVFAKSDIQPLLNQGVRKEDISASIYAAVVEQTIAGLAQGREVKGNILFLGGPLFFLKGLQKRFKEALNLNDENATFPDIGPFFVAYGSAIYAKKTGTALNLDKIIELLQKSPNKELLESEEPLFSSQAEFDEFIARHEKASVPKADIASYSGSAYLGVDCGSTTIKVVLIGENYELLYKFYSSNKGDPINILQEKLAEIYALCGSRIKIKSSGVTGYGEELIKTAFGFDYGIVETIAHYSAARHFNPKVDFIIDIGGQDIKCFSIKDGNIDSIVLNEACSSGCGSFLQTFSNSLGHEIKNFAKMGLFASHPAKLGSRCTVFMNSSVKQAQKDGASVEDISAGLAISVIKNAIYKVIRVRNSDDLGQNIVVQGGTFLNNAVLRAFEKELGKNVIRLDISELMGAYGAALFARDNAPESSNLITSEKLALFTHKSEFDTCKLCTNKCPLTITHFENSKFITGNKCERGAGKAIRNDITNLFEFKNELLKKYKKLPKEGAPKVGIPLVLNMYEMIPFWSAFFENLGMSVALSRKPRKETLFLANQSIPSDTVCYPAKSVHGHIYDLLAQNVDFIFYPCMSYNLDENISENCYNCPVVAYYPELIKANVSALDERAFLYPHLDLNSPEFFAKTMRKELANLGFKFKLDVIKNAVFQGKKELENYKNTVLIKGEETLNLIREQNLSAIVLAGRPYHIDKSVNHGIDRYLNSLGFIVLSEDSLPLMQVQTKSLNQWTYHARLYSAARFICKYPKMQLVQLVSFGCGIDAITGDEVRDLLRANGKIYTQLKIDEVTNLGAVKIRLRSLKATMLEREKAQFIQKG; via the coding sequence ATGATATATCTAGGCATTGATGTTGGTTCCACGACCGTAAAAACAGTAATTTTAAATGAAAATAATGAAATTTTAGAAAAAACTTACCAAAGACATTTAGCCAAACCAAAAGAGCTAGTTTTACAGCGAATTTTAGAAATCCAAAAAAAATATCCAAACGAAAATTTCAGCCTTTCCATAGCAGGTTCAGCCGGTATGGGTATCGCCAAAAACTGCGAAATTCCCTTTGTCCAAGAGGTTTATGCCACTTCGCTAGGAGTTAGGCAGATGTTTCCTAAAACCGATATCGTCATCGAACTAGGTGGCGAGGACGCGAAAATTATCTTTCTCACAGGCGGGGTTGAGGAGCGTATGAACGGCTCGTGCGCGGGCGGAACTGGCGCATTTATCGATCAGATGACAAATTTGCTAAATTTAGATATCGCAGAACTAGACAGATTAAGCTTTAACGCGAGCAAAATTTACCCTATCGCCTCTCGGTGCGGGGTTTTTGCCAAAAGCGATATTCAGCCTCTTTTAAATCAAGGCGTGCGCAAAGAAGACATAAGTGCGAGCATTTACGCAGCCGTAGTCGAGCAAACAATCGCCGGACTTGCCCAAGGGCGCGAGGTTAAGGGCAATATTTTGTTTCTAGGCGGACCGCTATTTTTCTTAAAAGGTTTGCAAAAACGCTTCAAAGAGGCGCTAAATTTAAACGACGAAAACGCCACCTTTCCTGATATCGGGCCGTTTTTCGTGGCGTATGGTTCAGCAATTTATGCCAAAAAAACAGGCACTGCGCTAAATTTAGACAAAATCATAGAACTTTTGCAAAAAAGCCCAAACAAAGAGCTTTTAGAATCAGAGGAGCCTCTGTTTAGCTCACAAGCCGAATTTGACGAATTTATTGCTCGCCACGAAAAAGCGAGCGTCCCCAAAGCCGACATCGCCTCATACTCTGGGAGCGCGTATTTGGGCGTGGATTGCGGCAGCACGACGATTAAGGTCGTTTTAATCGGCGAAAATTACGAGCTTTTATACAAATTTTACTCATCAAACAAGGGCGATCCGATAAATATCTTGCAAGAAAAACTAGCCGAAATTTACGCCCTTTGTGGTTCTCGCATAAAAATCAAAAGCTCAGGCGTTACAGGATATGGCGAGGAGCTAATCAAAACCGCTTTTGGCTTTGATTACGGCATAGTTGAGACCATCGCGCATTACAGCGCGGCGCGCCACTTCAACCCCAAGGTCGATTTCATCATAGATATCGGCGGACAAGATATCAAATGCTTTTCGATAAAAGACGGCAATATCGATTCTATCGTGCTAAATGAGGCGTGCAGCTCAGGGTGCGGGTCATTTTTGCAAACATTTTCGAATTCACTAGGTCATGAAATCAAAAATTTCGCCAAAATGGGGCTTTTCGCCTCGCACCCAGCCAAGCTTGGTAGCCGTTGCACGGTCTTTATGAACTCTTCTGTCAAACAGGCCCAAAAAGACGGCGCGAGTGTGGAAGATATCAGCGCAGGACTTGCAATTAGCGTGATTAAAAACGCGATTTACAAGGTAATTCGTGTGCGAAATTCTGACGATTTGGGACAAAATATCGTGGTTCAGGGCGGGACATTTTTAAACAATGCCGTGCTAAGAGCCTTTGAAAAAGAGCTTGGCAAAAATGTCATCAGGCTCGATATTAGCGAGCTTATGGGCGCGTATGGGGCTGCGCTTTTTGCGCGCGATAATGCGCCAGAGAGCTCAAATTTAATCACGAGCGAAAAACTAGCACTTTTCACGCATAAAAGCGAATTTGATACCTGCAAGCTTTGCACAAACAAATGCCCGCTTACAATCACGCATTTTGAAAATTCGAAATTTATCACCGGAAATAAATGCGAAAGAGGCGCAGGTAAGGCTATCAGAAACGATATTACGAATTTATTCGAGTTTAAAAACGAGCTTTTGAAAAAATACAAAAAGCTCCCAAAAGAGGGCGCGCCAAAGGTCGGAATTCCGCTTGTTTTGAATATGTATGAGATGATTCCGTTTTGGAGTGCGTTTTTTGAAAATTTAGGCATGAGCGTCGCACTATCGCGCAAACCGCGCAAAGAGACGCTGTTTTTAGCCAACCAAAGCATACCAAGCGACACAGTCTGCTACCCAGCCAAAAGCGTGCATGGCCATATTTACGACTTGCTAGCGCAAAATGTCGATTTTATATTTTATCCGTGCATGAGCTACAACCTAGACGAAAATATCAGCGAAAACTGCTACAACTGCCCTGTGGTGGCATACTACCCAGAGCTAATCAAGGCAAATGTCAGCGCGCTGGACGAGCGGGCGTTTTTGTATCCGCACCTAGATTTAAATTCGCCTGAATTTTTTGCCAAAACTATGCGAAAAGAGCTAGCAAATTTAGGGTTTAAATTTAAGCTTGATGTCATCAAAAATGCCGTATTTCAGGGCAAAAAAGAGCTAGAAAACTACAAAAACACGGTTTTAATCAAAGGCGAAGAAACGCTAAATTTAATCCGCGAGCAAAATTTGAGCGCAATCGTGCTTGCTGGCAGACCTTATCATATCGACAAAAGCGTAAATCACGGGATTGATCGCTACTTAAATTCTCTCGGATTTATCGTGCTAAGCGAGGATAGCCTGCCACTAATGCAGGTTCAAACCAAATCACTAAATCAATGGACATACCACGCCAGGCTGTATAGCGCGGCTAGATTTATCTGCAAATATCCTAAAATGCAACTCGTGCAACTCGTAAGCTTTGGGTGCGGGATAGACGCGATTACAGGCGATGAAGTGCGCGATCTATTGCGCGCAAATGGCAAAATTTACACTCAGCTTAAAATCGACGAAGTTACAAATCTAGGGGCTGTTAAAATCCGCCTACGCTCGCTAAAAGCGACAATGTTAGAGCGCGAAAAAGCTCAATTTATACAAAAAGGCTAA